A window of the Pseudomonas fluorescens genome harbors these coding sequences:
- a CDS encoding DUF3325 domain-containing protein, translating to MLLALLLCYCAFTALCLAMPRHHEELLGHKPSARRRQGLKLAGWLLLGSSLWAAVSMKGWSFGLVDWCAVLMLSALTLVLLLSYHPRLALIMAGLSLLASPVAAWALN from the coding sequence ATGCTGCTGGCGCTGTTGCTCTGTTATTGCGCTTTCACCGCGCTTTGCCTGGCGATGCCCCGGCATCACGAAGAGCTGCTGGGCCACAAACCTTCGGCTCGCCGTCGGCAAGGTCTGAAACTCGCGGGCTGGTTGTTGTTGGGGTCGTCGCTCTGGGCGGCGGTTTCCATGAAAGGCTGGAGCTTCGGCCTGGTCGACTGGTGCGCGGTGTTGATGCTCAGCGCGCTGACTCTGGTGCTGTTGCTGTCCTATCACCCACGCCTGGCATTGATCATGGCCGGACTGAGCCTGCTCGCCAGTCCGGTCGCTGCGTGGGCCTTGAACTGA
- a CDS encoding RNA polymerase sigma factor, which translates to MLIGHPPERRDDEPHGARAHFLQVFLSQRSQMEALVNRRVGCRATAADLVQDLFLRFWRRPLVQVEELSTYLLRCAGNIAIDHLRSEGTRVRVNEGWQPDEPDSSASEPQAALEAGNDLRHVEAALRALPERTRQIFLLNRIHGRKYAEIAKAMGLSQSAVEKHMMRALEACKASLREPAPRLPGKAP; encoded by the coding sequence ATGCTGATCGGCCATCCTCCCGAACGCCGCGACGACGAACCCCATGGCGCTCGTGCGCATTTTCTTCAGGTGTTCCTGTCCCAGCGTTCGCAGATGGAAGCGCTGGTGAACCGGCGCGTCGGTTGCCGGGCGACGGCGGCGGATCTGGTGCAGGATCTGTTCCTGCGCTTCTGGCGTCGGCCGCTGGTGCAGGTCGAAGAGCTCAGCACTTATCTGTTGCGCTGCGCCGGCAATATCGCCATCGATCATTTGCGCAGCGAAGGCACGCGGGTGCGGGTCAACGAAGGTTGGCAACCGGATGAACCGGACAGCAGCGCCAGCGAACCGCAGGCGGCGCTCGAAGCGGGCAACGATTTGCGCCATGTCGAAGCGGCGTTGCGCGCGTTGCCCGAGCGCACGCGGCAGATCTTTTTGCTCAATCGCATCCACGGGCGCAAGTACGCCGAGATCGCCAAAGCCATGGGCCTGTCCCAAAGCGCCGTGGAAAAACATATGATGCGCGCCCTCGAGGCCTGCAAGGCCAGCCTGCGCGAACCCGCGCCACGCCTGCCAGGGAAAGCACCGTGA
- a CDS encoding FecR family protein, whose protein sequence is MNNTDRVIPTPAQEQAAFAWLSLLHDRPSTGDQLTFSQWLHADPAHAEAYAQAQVVWELSEGPARTLADEDALALQGLLNAMDRPRRPQVRRWAGALAMAACLLLMISLGSGWQPQRWIDDLGADYVSAPGEIRTVTLADQSQVTLDADSAIAVDFSHGERHVQLRRGAGFFSVTHTGDPFVVEAEKGQARVLGTQFEVRLQPHGAQVTVLSGRVGVTASRDDQQQILTAGQQVAYGAGTAEKLHAVDSEAQLAWRQGWLTYYKSTLADVVQDLRRYYPGRIVLLNDELAARKVSGSFPSKDPQAVLNSLQGVLGFEQHQVLGKLIILR, encoded by the coding sequence GTGAACAACACCGACCGCGTCATCCCGACGCCCGCTCAGGAACAGGCCGCATTCGCCTGGCTGAGCCTGCTGCACGACCGCCCGAGCACCGGTGATCAACTGACCTTCAGTCAATGGCTGCACGCTGACCCGGCCCACGCCGAGGCCTACGCCCAGGCGCAAGTGGTGTGGGAGTTGAGCGAAGGGCCGGCGCGCACTTTGGCCGATGAAGATGCGCTGGCGTTGCAGGGGTTGCTCAATGCGATGGATCGACCGCGTCGTCCGCAGGTCCGGCGTTGGGCCGGAGCACTGGCTATGGCGGCCTGCCTGTTGTTGATGATCAGCCTCGGCAGCGGTTGGCAGCCGCAGCGCTGGATCGATGATCTTGGCGCCGATTACGTGTCGGCCCCGGGCGAGATCCGCACCGTGACCCTGGCCGATCAGTCGCAAGTGACATTGGACGCGGATAGTGCCATCGCCGTGGATTTCAGTCACGGCGAGCGGCATGTGCAATTGCGCCGCGGCGCCGGATTTTTCAGCGTGACCCACACCGGCGATCCTTTTGTGGTCGAGGCCGAGAAAGGTCAGGCGCGGGTGCTTGGCACGCAATTCGAGGTGCGCCTGCAACCTCATGGCGCGCAAGTTACCGTGCTGTCAGGGCGCGTCGGCGTGACAGCATCCCGTGATGATCAACAGCAGATTCTCACCGCCGGCCAGCAAGTGGCGTACGGCGCAGGCACTGCGGAAAAACTCCACGCCGTGGACAGCGAAGCGCAACTGGCGTGGCGCCAGGGCTGGCTGACTTACTACAAGTCGACACTGGCCGATGTGGTGCAGGATCTGCGGCGTTATTACCCGGGACGGATCGTGTTGCTCAACGATGAACTGGCGGCGCGCAAGGTCAGCGGCAGCTTTCCGAGCAAGGATCCACAAGCCGTGTTGAATTCCCTGCAAGGGGTGTTGGGATTCGAGCAGCATCAGGTCTTGGGCAAGCTGATCATTCTGCGCTGA